From one Rubrobacter xylanophilus genomic stretch:
- a CDS encoding serine hydrolase yields the protein MGARERAKFRKQKTRRRRARALLLLVAAALALVAARQGLSALERTADPEASRVAATSRDPSASPLGAPDPPNLTIAGHAYEAVAGELPGVGPRDVSGVRQSVLDPTWSSARIRPPGLEDGHYYAVFLRRKGGDWRAERSVLIENQAHPEDVRTLLEGEIPGDLISPLFPREERRPPAGGPAARAVQVVEQATGRGGWEAEGVESSGEYHRIRIRTREGEAWTDVYLQGIETRAVGRDITSAELPGFPPELVEEGEMASPEPARIPPPDPVTENLPDDEKYRERVERGLREAEEAVREHPGIAGFYVRDLESGAGYGVRPDHVFFSASTIKVPVMIAVYRRIDEGRLDYSDRIVTTEEDWAAGAGWLRWQTPGAKSTVEDALWLMITQSDNVATNALVRLVGGPDYVNRVARSLGARDTVLYWKLSSERAAVPTLDNRTTPRDMALLLARIRSGEAASRHSCREMLGLLEQNDLEWWIEGGVPPGVKVANKGGWLDATYNDAGIVEYEERPYVLAIFTEYGPDLNEGGRYLQRISRAVWLAQSGKTVEEYRRESGASGRPSNPGAPQP from the coding sequence ATGGGGGCCAGAGAGCGGGCGAAGTTCCGGAAGCAGAAGACCCGGCGCCGCAGAGCCCGAGCCCTGTTGTTGCTGGTCGCGGCCGCGCTGGCGCTGGTCGCAGCCCGGCAGGGCCTTTCGGCGCTGGAGCGGACGGCGGACCCGGAGGCGTCACGGGTGGCCGCAACGTCCCGGGACCCCTCCGCCTCGCCGCTGGGGGCGCCGGACCCTCCGAACCTCACCATCGCGGGCCACGCCTACGAAGCGGTCGCAGGGGAACTGCCCGGCGTCGGGCCCCGGGACGTAAGCGGGGTGCGCCAGAGCGTGCTGGACCCCACGTGGTCCTCGGCGCGCATCCGACCCCCTGGGCTCGAGGACGGCCACTACTACGCCGTCTTCCTCCGCCGGAAGGGCGGGGACTGGCGAGCCGAGCGCTCCGTCCTCATAGAGAACCAGGCCCATCCCGAGGACGTGAGGACGCTGCTGGAAGGCGAGATCCCGGGGGATCTCATCTCCCCCCTCTTTCCGCGGGAAGAGAGACGGCCTCCCGCGGGAGGACCCGCCGCCCGGGCCGTGCAGGTAGTCGAGCAGGCGACCGGCCGCGGGGGTTGGGAGGCCGAGGGGGTGGAGAGCAGCGGGGAATACCACCGAATCCGAATCCGCACGAGAGAGGGCGAGGCCTGGACGGACGTCTACCTGCAGGGCATAGAGACGCGGGCCGTCGGGCGGGACATCACCTCGGCCGAGCTCCCCGGCTTCCCACCGGAGCTGGTGGAAGAAGGCGAGATGGCCTCCCCCGAGCCCGCCCGGATCCCACCGCCGGACCCCGTGACCGAGAACCTTCCCGACGACGAGAAGTACCGGGAGAGGGTGGAGCGCGGCCTCCGCGAGGCAGAGGAGGCGGTGCGGGAGCACCCCGGCATCGCCGGGTTCTACGTCCGGGATCTCGAGAGCGGGGCCGGATACGGCGTGCGGCCCGACCATGTCTTCTTCTCCGCCTCCACCATCAAGGTGCCCGTGATGATAGCCGTCTACCGCAGGATCGACGAGGGCAGGCTCGACTACTCCGACAGGATCGTCACCACCGAGGAAGACTGGGCCGCCGGGGCCGGCTGGCTCCGCTGGCAGACCCCCGGGGCAAAGAGCACCGTGGAGGACGCGCTGTGGCTCATGATCACTCAGTCGGACAACGTCGCGACCAACGCCCTCGTGCGGCTGGTCGGCGGCCCGGACTACGTCAACCGGGTGGCGAGATCCCTCGGCGCCAGAGACACCGTGCTCTACTGGAAGCTCAGCAGCGAGCGCGCCGCCGTCCCCACCCTGGACAACCGCACCACCCCGAGGGACATGGCGCTGCTGCTCGCCAGGATACGCTCCGGGGAGGCCGCGAGCCGCCACTCCTGCCGCGAGATGCTGGGGCTCCTGGAGCAGAACGACCTGGAGTGGTGGATAGAGGGCGGCGTCCCCCCGGGGGTGAAGGTGGCGAACAAGGGGGGCTGGCTGGACGCCACCTACAACGACGCGGGCATCGTGGAGTACGAAGAGCGGCCGTACGTTCTGGCCATCTTCACAGAGTACGGCCCGGACCTCAACGAGGGCGGTAGGTACCTGCAGAGGATCTCGCGGGCCGTCTGGCTCGCCCAGAGCGGCAAGACCGTCGAAGAGTACCGGCGGGAGAGCGGCGCTAGCGGGCGGCCGTCGAACCCGGGGGCACCACAACCCTGA
- a CDS encoding lipid kinase — protein MPEGGDIRRAAVVVNTLSRSGEEAYARAVRLLRELGVPVMETYALRKPERLPEVVEEVLGGGCDLLVLGGGDGSVSTVVDYLAGRETVLGLIPLGTANDFARTLEIPFELEAACRTIARGKVVDVDLGLAGDNYFVNVATVGIGAEVTRALSPQLKKRFGSLAYPVAAIKAFFRHEPFSARLTFPDGDHDPVELERLLQVAVGNGRFYGGGLAVSPEAGMDDKRLDVYAIRMGRHRDLLGVLRYLRSGDFIKQENVHQYRTRRVCLETEPELPVNIDGEVVARTPQEFRVVPDALRVVVPPGSTAAR, from the coding sequence ATGCCAGAGGGTGGCGATATCCGGAGGGCGGCGGTGGTGGTGAACACCCTCTCCCGCAGCGGGGAGGAGGCCTACGCACGGGCCGTGAGGCTGCTGCGGGAGCTCGGGGTGCCGGTGATGGAGACCTACGCGCTCCGCAAGCCGGAGCGACTGCCGGAGGTCGTAGAGGAGGTGCTGGGAGGGGGCTGTGACCTTCTGGTGCTCGGCGGCGGGGACGGGTCGGTGAGCACCGTAGTGGACTACCTCGCCGGCCGGGAGACGGTGCTCGGCCTGATCCCCCTCGGGACCGCGAACGACTTCGCCCGTACGCTGGAGATCCCGTTCGAGCTCGAGGCCGCCTGCCGCACCATAGCCCGCGGCAAGGTGGTGGACGTGGACCTGGGCCTCGCCGGGGACAACTACTTCGTCAACGTCGCCACCGTGGGGATCGGGGCGGAGGTCACCCGGGCGCTCTCCCCGCAGCTCAAGAAGCGGTTCGGCTCGCTGGCCTATCCGGTCGCAGCCATAAAGGCGTTCTTCCGGCACGAGCCCTTCTCCGCCCGGCTGACCTTCCCGGACGGCGATCACGATCCGGTCGAGCTGGAGCGGCTGCTGCAGGTGGCGGTGGGCAACGGCCGCTTCTACGGTGGGGGACTCGCCGTCTCCCCGGAGGCCGGGATGGACGACAAGCGGCTCGACGTGTACGCCATACGCATGGGCCGGCACCGGGATCTTCTCGGGGTGCTCCGCTACCTGAGGAGCGGGGACTTCATAAAGCAGGAGAACGTGCATCAGTACCGGACCCGCCGGGTGTGCCTGGAGACCGAGCCGGAGCTGCCGGTGAACATAGACGGGGAGGTGGTGGCCCGCACCCCGCAGGAGTTCCGGGTGGTGCCGGACGCCCTCAGGGTTGTGGTGCCCCCGGGTTCGACGGCCGCCCGCTAG
- a CDS encoding PaaI family thioesterase — MKDEKYRASGFLEAAGLELEEVSGRRVRGHIELGERHHTPWGVVHGGVYTTAVESAASVGASAAVEEDGMFAVGVHNATDFLRPMREGRVEVVAEPILQGRTQQLWQVVITRSEDGKEVARGQLRLHNVPLDGEKI; from the coding sequence TTGAAAGACGAGAAGTACCGGGCCTCGGGGTTTCTGGAGGCTGCCGGGCTGGAGCTGGAGGAGGTGAGCGGGAGGAGGGTGCGCGGTCACATCGAGCTGGGCGAGCGGCACCACACGCCGTGGGGGGTGGTGCACGGCGGGGTGTACACGACGGCGGTCGAGAGCGCGGCGAGCGTGGGAGCATCGGCGGCCGTAGAGGAGGACGGGATGTTCGCCGTCGGGGTGCACAACGCCACGGATTTTCTGCGTCCGATGCGGGAGGGACGGGTCGAAGTGGTGGCGGAGCCGATCCTGCAGGGCAGGACGCAGCAGCTCTGGCAGGTCGTGATCACGCGCTCCGAGGACGGCAAGGAGGTGGCCCGCGGGCAGCTCAGGCTGCACAACGTCCCGCTCGACGGGGAAAAGATATGA
- a CDS encoding 2-hydroxy-3-oxopropionate reductase — MKVGFVGLGIMGWPMAENLVQAGYDLTVHNRTQKKAEEFAKKTGAQLAHSPKEVAESSDVVITMLPGPPEVEEVFLGEGGLIEGADTGTLLIDMSTSSPMLARKIAEVVREQGASALDAPVSGGDVGAREGTLSIMVGGEEEDFERARPLFEAMGKTITHVGPSGAGQVVKAANQIVVALSIEAVSEALVLGSRGGVAPEKILDVLSGGLAGNRVMEVKREKFLSRSFEPGGKARYHRKDLRIALESGREYGVALPATALVEQFFGALEARGDGDLDHSALLRLIESLTGS, encoded by the coding sequence ATGAAGGTCGGCTTCGTAGGGCTCGGGATCATGGGGTGGCCCATGGCCGAAAACCTGGTGCAGGCCGGCTACGACCTCACCGTCCACAACCGCACCCAGAAAAAGGCCGAAGAGTTCGCAAAGAAGACCGGCGCACAGCTCGCACACAGCCCAAAGGAGGTCGCTGAAAGCAGCGACGTCGTCATCACCATGCTCCCGGGCCCGCCCGAGGTGGAGGAAGTCTTTCTGGGTGAGGGCGGCCTGATCGAAGGGGCGGATACGGGGACCCTCCTGATAGACATGTCCACCTCCTCGCCCATGCTCGCCCGTAAGATCGCCGAAGTGGTGCGTGAGCAGGGAGCCTCCGCGCTCGACGCCCCGGTCTCGGGAGGAGATGTGGGCGCCAGGGAGGGGACCCTCTCGATCATGGTCGGAGGAGAGGAGGAGGACTTCGAGCGCGCAAGGCCCCTCTTCGAGGCGATGGGCAAGACCATAACCCACGTCGGTCCCTCGGGGGCCGGGCAGGTCGTCAAGGCTGCGAACCAGATCGTGGTGGCGCTGAGCATAGAGGCGGTCTCCGAGGCGCTGGTGCTCGGCTCAAGAGGCGGGGTTGCACCGGAGAAGATCCTCGATGTTCTCTCAGGAGGTCTTGCGGGCAACAGGGTCATGGAGGTCAAGCGGGAGAAGTTCCTCTCCCGCTCCTTCGAGCCGGGGGGCAAGGCCCGCTACCACCGCAAGGATCTCCGCATAGCCCTGGAGTCCGGCCGTGAGTACGGGGTGGCGCTGCCGGCGACGGCGCTCGTCGAGCAGTTCTTCGGCGCGCTCGAGGCCCGGGGCGACGGCGATCTCGATCACTCCGCCCTGTTGCGGTTGATCGAGAGCCTCACGGGCTCATAG
- a CDS encoding SDR family oxidoreductase, giving the protein MSGRLAERIAVVTGASSGIGAAVCRALAREGARVALAARREEALRSVEEGLEGTKSVAVPTDVTDREQVERLVRRAEDELGPVDALVNCAGVMYYTLMRNLRTEEWERTVEVNCKGVLNCVGAVLGGMVERGRGHIVTISSDAGRKVFPGLAVYSASKFFVEGLSQGLRLETAGTGIKVTTVQPGNVDTGLLGMSSDREALERYGKPSGARVLDPEDVAASVVHALTQPEHVAVNEILVEPRDEPV; this is encoded by the coding sequence ATGAGCGGGCGGCTCGCGGAGAGGATAGCCGTCGTCACCGGGGCCTCGAGCGGCATAGGGGCCGCCGTCTGCCGCGCCCTGGCGCGCGAGGGCGCGAGGGTTGCGCTCGCCGCGCGTCGGGAGGAGGCCCTGCGCTCCGTAGAGGAGGGGCTCGAGGGAACTAAGAGCGTCGCCGTGCCCACGGACGTCACCGACCGCGAACAGGTCGAGAGGCTCGTGCGGCGGGCCGAGGATGAGCTGGGACCCGTGGACGCGCTCGTGAACTGCGCCGGGGTTATGTACTACACCCTGATGCGCAACCTGCGCACGGAGGAGTGGGAGCGGACCGTAGAGGTGAACTGTAAGGGCGTCCTCAACTGCGTCGGCGCCGTGCTCGGCGGCATGGTCGAACGGGGCAGGGGACACATCGTCACCATCTCCTCCGACGCCGGCAGGAAGGTCTTCCCCGGGCTGGCCGTCTACTCGGCCAGCAAGTTCTTCGTAGAGGGGTTGTCGCAGGGACTGCGTCTGGAGACTGCAGGCACGGGTATCAAGGTTACGACCGTCCAGCCGGGCAACGTGGATACCGGACTGCTCGGCATGAGCTCCGACAGGGAGGCGCTGGAGCGCTACGGGAAGCCGAGCGGCGCGCGGGTGCTCGACCCGGAGGACGTCGCCGCCTCGGTGGTGCACGCGCTCACCCAGCCCGAACACGTGGCCGTCAACGAGATCCTCGTCGAGCCCCGCGACGAGCCGGTCTGA
- a CDS encoding non-ribosomal peptide synthetase, translating into MNEDPDGLLLHRRFEAQARRTPRAVALADGESVHTYEELDDLSGRLAGRLRALGLGPGEVAGVYMERCADYVIACLAALKAGGAFLPLELAYPPALLGDVLADSEPRVVISHGHHAERLPTGQSVLRLDGGWEAELGETGENGQVWVDPGDLAFVSYSSGTTGKPKGIANPHRAAVRSYLWRFRVSDNRPGDRVGCNVFFVWEMLRPLLRGATTVVIPDDEIYDPEALVRFLREHRVTETLVTPSLLDSLLDVHGTSLGERLGSLKTLWLNGEVVTKSLARRAIAALPKTRLLNVYSVSETHEVAAGDLRELVENEAATHCPVGPPMDPRRTYVLDEDGAPLPEGEAGELYVGGGCLARGYVNLPEKTAERFVEDPFAPEDGSRMYKTGDKARLLPDGSLEILGRVDFMVKIRGYSVELGAVEAAIGEALAVRGCVVVAEGEEGEDRRLVAYLVPETDPTRHSGRHAGWEIDPRTGRSPELRRRLQEWLPHYMIPSVFVELDALPIQEATGKTDRSRLPAPPPRPGPPRETPRAVSPDAARSEKEAALARTWEAILGLESGDVRPDDDFFEIGGHSLAAAEMLSRVEEMFGVRVPVGAFLEEPTVAGLCGEVEGARKPGVSRRASGPDLRSEAALEAGISPRGEPGVLALGDARRILLTGATGFVGAFLLDELLRRTEAEVLCLVRPRKGVEGLLGPVRENLSRYGLWEPEMVHRLLPVPGDLGEPLLGLPEEEFDRLGREVDVVFHAGAVVNLVYPYLALKPVNVDGTREILRLACRHVPKPVHHLSTNGIFPSDGRLCSEDADLDALASAREDGYGQSKWVAERLVREAGERGLPVCVYRLGNVSGHGETGASNPKDTLTTLLRESLRIGKAPEIGGWRLEMTPVDFVAAALVHLAAAPGALGHTFHLANPDPPAAETVFGWLEEAGYPLERLAYPDWLRAWREAPRPDGPDGDAAVGILGGSGPEERELNDPNRYDDAVLRRFLRAGGPRRPEPNAALFAAYARYFEERGWIPATARAR; encoded by the coding sequence ATGAACGAGGATCCCGACGGGCTGCTCCTGCACCGCCGCTTCGAGGCGCAGGCGCGCCGCACGCCACGGGCCGTGGCCCTCGCCGACGGGGAGAGCGTCCATACCTACGAGGAGCTCGACGACCTCTCCGGCCGCCTCGCCGGTCGTCTGCGCGCCCTGGGGCTCGGCCCCGGTGAGGTCGCCGGCGTCTACATGGAGCGCTGCGCGGACTACGTCATCGCCTGCCTTGCCGCGCTCAAGGCCGGTGGTGCCTTCCTGCCTCTCGAGCTCGCCTACCCCCCCGCCCTGCTCGGCGACGTGCTCGCCGATTCGGAGCCCCGGGTCGTGATCTCGCATGGACACCACGCGGAGCGGCTGCCCACAGGCCAGAGCGTGCTGCGCCTCGACGGGGGCTGGGAGGCGGAGCTCGGGGAGACCGGGGAGAACGGACAGGTCTGGGTGGACCCTGGGGACCTGGCGTTCGTCTCGTACTCGTCGGGGACGACCGGAAAGCCCAAGGGGATCGCCAACCCGCACCGGGCGGCCGTACGGTCCTACCTGTGGCGCTTCAGGGTGAGCGACAACCGGCCCGGCGACCGGGTCGGCTGCAACGTCTTCTTCGTTTGGGAGATGCTCAGGCCCCTTTTGCGCGGGGCGACCACGGTCGTCATACCGGACGACGAGATCTACGACCCCGAGGCCCTCGTCCGCTTTCTGCGGGAGCATCGCGTCACCGAAACCCTCGTGACGCCCTCGCTGCTCGATTCCCTGCTCGACGTCCACGGGACCTCGCTCGGGGAGAGACTTGGCTCCCTGAAGACGCTCTGGCTCAACGGCGAGGTCGTGACCAAGAGCCTGGCTAGGCGGGCGATCGCCGCGCTCCCGAAGACGCGTCTGCTGAACGTCTACAGCGTGAGCGAGACCCACGAGGTCGCCGCCGGGGACCTGCGCGAGCTGGTCGAGAACGAGGCGGCGACCCACTGCCCGGTCGGCCCGCCGATGGACCCGCGCCGCACCTACGTACTCGACGAGGACGGAGCACCCCTCCCGGAGGGCGAGGCGGGGGAGCTGTACGTCGGCGGCGGGTGCCTGGCCCGCGGCTATGTCAACCTGCCGGAGAAGACGGCGGAGCGCTTCGTCGAGGACCCGTTCGCCCCGGAGGACGGGTCGAGGATGTACAAGACCGGCGACAAGGCCCGCCTCCTGCCCGACGGGAGCCTGGAGATCTTGGGCCGAGTGGATTTCATGGTCAAGATCCGGGGCTACAGCGTAGAGCTGGGGGCCGTGGAGGCCGCCATCGGGGAGGCCCTCGCGGTGCGCGGCTGTGTGGTGGTCGCCGAGGGGGAGGAGGGCGAGGACAGGCGTCTCGTCGCCTACCTGGTGCCCGAGACGGACCCCACCAGACATAGCGGGCGCCACGCCGGCTGGGAGATAGATCCGCGCACGGGCCGCAGCCCGGAGCTCAGGCGCCGCCTGCAAGAGTGGCTGCCGCACTACATGATCCCTTCGGTCTTCGTGGAGCTCGACGCCCTTCCGATACAGGAGGCCACGGGTAAGACGGACCGTTCCCGCCTCCCCGCTCCGCCGCCCCGTCCCGGCCCTCCGCGGGAGACGCCGCGCGCCGTCTCCCCAGACGCTGCCCGGTCCGAGAAGGAGGCCGCGCTCGCCCGGACCTGGGAGGCGATCCTCGGTCTCGAAAGCGGCGACGTGCGTCCCGACGACGACTTCTTCGAGATCGGGGGCCACTCGCTCGCGGCGGCGGAGATGCTCTCCCGGGTCGAGGAGATGTTCGGTGTCCGGGTGCCGGTTGGCGCCTTCCTGGAGGAGCCCACCGTGGCGGGCCTGTGCGGCGAGGTGGAAGGGGCGCGAAAGCCCGGCGTCTCCCGCCGCGCCTCCGGCCCCGACCTGCGTTCGGAGGCCGCTCTCGAGGCCGGGATCTCACCCCGGGGAGAGCCCGGTGTCCTGGCCCTGGGCGACGCCCGGCGCATCCTGCTCACCGGTGCCACGGGCTTCGTCGGGGCGTTCTTGCTGGACGAGCTGCTCCGCCGGACGGAGGCGGAGGTTCTCTGCCTCGTCCGGCCGCGCAAGGGGGTGGAGGGCCTGCTGGGTCCGGTGCGGGAGAACCTCTCGCGCTACGGTCTGTGGGAGCCGGAGATGGTGCACAGGCTCCTACCGGTTCCCGGCGACCTCGGGGAGCCCCTGCTCGGCCTGCCGGAGGAAGAGTTCGACCGTCTGGGGCGGGAGGTGGACGTGGTCTTCCATGCCGGGGCGGTGGTGAACCTGGTCTATCCCTACCTCGCCCTCAAGCCGGTGAACGTGGACGGCACCCGCGAGATCCTGCGCCTCGCCTGCCGCCACGTCCCCAAGCCCGTCCACCACCTCTCGACCAACGGCATCTTCCCCTCCGACGGCCGGCTGTGCAGCGAGGACGCCGACCTCGACGCCCTCGCAAGCGCACGCGAGGACGGCTACGGGCAGAGCAAATGGGTCGCCGAGAGGCTGGTGCGGGAGGCCGGGGAGCGGGGGCTTCCGGTGTGCGTTTACCGATTGGGGAACGTCTCGGGCCACGGCGAGACCGGGGCCTCCAACCCGAAGGACACCCTGACCACGCTCCTGCGCGAGTCCCTGCGTATCGGGAAGGCGCCCGAGATCGGCGGCTGGCGCCTGGAGATGACGCCCGTGGACTTCGTGGCCGCCGCGCTCGTTCACCTCGCCGCCGCCCCCGGTGCCCTCGGCCACACCTTCCACCTGGCGAACCCCGATCCGCCGGCCGCCGAGACGGTGTTCGGCTGGCTGGAGGAGGCCGGCTACCCGCTGGAGCGCCTCGCCTATCCAGACTGGCTGCGCGCCTGGCGGGAGGCGCCGCGCCCGGACGGGCCCGACGGAGACGCCGCGGTCGGCATCCTCGGGGGTTCCGGTCCTGAGGAGCGGGAGCTGAACGACCCCAACCGTTACGACGACGCCGTCCTGCGTCGCTTCCTGCGGGCCGGCGGACCACGACGTCCTGAGCCGAACGCTGCGCTCTTCGCCGCCTACGCCCGCTACTTCGAGGAGCGCGGCTGGATCCCCGCCACCGCGAGGGCGAGATGA
- a CDS encoding BCCT family transporter — MREYLRQHTNPPVFLTSALVVLAFLVAGIFFTARTEAATAALQSFIVTDFGWFYILSVSFFLVFVVWVALSRYGRVKLGPEDSRPQYGNLAWFAMLFTAGMGIGLVYYGVAEPMAHFASPPIGEGGTDEAAREAMNYTFYHWGLHPWAIYVVLGLSLAYFHFRRGLPLRPSAAFRPLLGDRVDGPIGYVVDVLAVFGTIFGLATSLGLGAQQIGAGLQTLFGVSNGTGLQILIITLITAVAVTSVMLGIDRGIRRLALANMWLAVALALFVFLVGPTLFILNSLAPNIGYYLQNLIGTSLRMFNLNEAAAEWQAGWTLFYWGWWISWSPFVGMFIARISRGRTVREFVLGSLLAPTGASFVWFTIFGGAALHAELFGDGGVAGAEASNALFVLLQQLDVAAVLSTAASVVAIVVVVLFFATSSDSGSLVVDILTNGGDPNPVWQQRFFWAVLEGAVAAVLLLVGGLTALQTASIAAGLPFALVLLFMCFSLLRGLQQELVPAVSFDGAPAEAARTGSASRSAGPVGRSHGDQ; from the coding sequence ATGCGAGAGTACCTCAGGCAGCACACGAACCCGCCGGTCTTCCTGACTTCGGCGCTGGTGGTGCTGGCTTTTCTGGTGGCCGGCATCTTCTTCACGGCCCGGACGGAGGCCGCGACTGCGGCGCTGCAGAGCTTCATAGTAACGGACTTTGGGTGGTTCTACATACTCTCGGTCAGCTTCTTCCTCGTCTTCGTGGTCTGGGTGGCGCTCTCGCGCTACGGGCGGGTGAAGCTTGGTCCCGAGGATTCGAGGCCGCAGTACGGAAACCTGGCGTGGTTCGCCATGCTGTTTACGGCTGGGATGGGTATTGGGCTCGTCTACTACGGTGTGGCCGAGCCGATGGCCCACTTCGCCAGCCCGCCGATCGGCGAGGGCGGCACCGACGAGGCGGCCCGCGAGGCGATGAACTACACCTTCTACCACTGGGGGCTGCATCCCTGGGCGATCTACGTGGTCCTCGGCCTCTCGCTCGCCTACTTCCACTTCCGGCGGGGCCTTCCTTTGAGGCCGTCGGCGGCCTTCCGGCCCCTTCTCGGGGACAGGGTGGACGGGCCGATCGGTTACGTGGTGGACGTGCTCGCCGTTTTCGGTACCATCTTCGGGCTCGCCACCTCGCTCGGGCTCGGGGCTCAGCAGATAGGGGCCGGTCTCCAGACGCTCTTCGGCGTGAGCAACGGTACGGGGTTGCAGATCCTCATCATCACGCTCATCACGGCGGTGGCCGTCACCAGCGTGATGCTGGGCATAGACCGTGGGATAAGGCGTCTTGCGCTGGCGAACATGTGGCTCGCCGTGGCGCTTGCTCTCTTCGTCTTTCTCGTCGGGCCGACGCTGTTCATCCTCAACTCGCTCGCGCCCAACATCGGCTACTATCTGCAGAACCTGATCGGGACGAGCCTCAGGATGTTCAACCTCAATGAGGCCGCAGCCGAGTGGCAGGCTGGATGGACCCTCTTCTACTGGGGGTGGTGGATCTCCTGGTCTCCCTTCGTCGGGATGTTCATAGCCAGGATCTCGCGGGGGCGTACCGTCCGCGAGTTCGTGCTCGGCTCGCTCCTGGCGCCTACCGGTGCCTCGTTCGTATGGTTCACGATCTTCGGTGGTGCCGCCCTCCACGCGGAGCTCTTCGGAGATGGTGGCGTCGCCGGCGCGGAGGCCAGCAACGCCCTCTTCGTCCTTTTGCAGCAGTTGGACGTCGCAGCCGTCCTCAGCACGGCGGCGTCAGTGGTCGCCATAGTCGTCGTGGTGCTCTTCTTCGCCACCTCCTCGGACTCCGGTTCGCTGGTGGTGGACATCCTCACCAACGGCGGCGACCCCAACCCCGTCTGGCAGCAACGCTTCTTCTGGGCGGTGTTAGAGGGGGCCGTGGCCGCGGTGCTGCTCCTCGTCGGCGGCCTCACCGCGTTGCAGACGGCCTCCATCGCGGCGGGGCTCCCGTTCGCCCTCGTCCTGCTCTTCATGTGCTTCTCGCTCCTCAGAGGGCTGCAGCAGGAGCTGGTCCCGGCGGTGAGCTTCGACGGTGCTCCGGCCGAGGCCGCCCGTACGGGGAGTGCTTCCCGCTCGGCGGGGCCCGTCGGGCGCTCCCACGGCGACCAGTAG
- a CDS encoding sugar phosphate isomerase/epimerase family protein, protein MRLDQIAINSQCTSHRNLEEALDAYAAAGFKNVEPHLNLVKDWLDDGHTVEETRRLFESRGLRVVASSQLEVMCFGSPDARMPNLRANAENARLIRELGGHVMVVGTDGPEQNSIEALGLVADAVRELAEATEDTGVEIAIEFNWSPIVRSLRSAVRVAELADHPRVGVLFDTAHYHVTPTKLSDIDRESVRHIKHVHLDDMPDEPADLVHRDYDRVLPGEGVIDLPQIISALERGGYEGYFSIELFNADLWRLPAKEAARRCYESLLPLCA, encoded by the coding sequence ATGCGCCTGGATCAGATCGCCATCAACTCGCAGTGCACCTCCCACCGCAACCTCGAGGAGGCCCTGGACGCCTACGCCGCCGCCGGGTTCAAGAACGTAGAACCGCACCTGAACCTCGTGAAGGACTGGCTCGACGACGGCCACACGGTGGAGGAGACGCGGCGGCTCTTCGAGTCTCGCGGCCTCCGGGTCGTCGCCAGCTCGCAGCTGGAGGTGATGTGCTTCGGCTCGCCGGACGCCCGCATGCCCAACCTGCGGGCCAACGCGGAGAACGCGCGGCTCATCCGCGAGCTCGGGGGGCACGTGATGGTCGTCGGCACCGACGGCCCGGAGCAGAACTCCATCGAGGCGCTGGGGCTGGTGGCGGACGCGGTGAGGGAGCTCGCCGAGGCCACGGAGGACACCGGGGTGGAGATCGCCATCGAGTTCAACTGGTCGCCGATCGTGAGGAGCCTGCGGAGCGCCGTGAGGGTGGCAGAGCTAGCCGACCATCCCCGGGTGGGCGTGCTCTTCGACACCGCCCACTACCACGTCACGCCGACGAAGCTCTCGGACATCGACCGGGAGTCGGTGCGCCACATAAAGCACGTACACCTCGACGACATGCCGGACGAGCCGGCGGACCTCGTCCACCGGGACTACGACCGGGTGCTGCCCGGGGAGGGCGTGATCGACCTGCCGCAGATCATCTCCGCCCTCGAGCGGGGCGGCTACGAGGGATACTTCTCGATCGAGCTGTTCAACGCCGATCTGTGGCGGCTTCCGGCGAAGGAGGCGGCGCGCCGCTGTTACGAGAGCCTGTTGCCCCTGTGCGCCTAG